Proteins found in one Zea mays cultivar B73 chromosome 1, Zm-B73-REFERENCE-NAM-5.0, whole genome shotgun sequence genomic segment:
- the VP8 gene encoding probable glutamate carboxypeptidase VP8 (The RefSeq protein has 3 substitutions compared to this genomic sequence): MPHSVLARLPPGSVRLVAAFGLLLIVSLLVLHRRPGRPHVAAAAAGDRLTDPSRSRLFLSQSPGANASIAADLRALTAGPHLAGTPASAGAAAHVLARLRAAGLQTLTREYEPLLSYPGHASLALLRPDGSLLARLSLEEPADEGRRVVPPYHAYAPSGGAVAEAVFVNLGREEDYVVLERLGVGVRGRVAVARRGGGYRGGVVARAADKGAVAVLIAGNADGGVERGVVLLGGPGDPLTPGWAATSGAERLKFDDKAVKQRFPSIPSMPVSAKTAAAIIRSLGGPAIPAEWKDGLGVDTGGVGPGPTLVNFTYQEDRKFYKIRDIFGIIKGQEEPDRYVILGNHRDAWTYGAVDPNSGTAALLDIARRLGIMLQSGWKPRRSIILCSWDGEEFGMIGSTEWVEDNLEDLHSKAVAYLNVDCAVQGVGFFAGSTPQLDKLLVDITRQVRDPDVTGKMVHDTWNEMSGGIKIERLARTDSDFAPFLHHAGIPSVDLYYGEEFPGYHTALDTYNWMEKHGDPFFLRHLAITEIWGLLALRLANDPVLPFDYQAYTSQLQEHIKTLSALTSNGHAVNLMNGCVNDLSGAAMEVLKEMKKLQQMDLYDEHARMRRRLLNDRLLLAERSFLQPEGLQGRGWFKHLLYSPPEDYESKLSFFPGIADAISRSANLSDKEQEVAMQHEVWKVCRAIQRAASVLRGEFSEQKPTNFSSLVTP, encoded by the exons ATGCCGCACTCCGTCCTGGCCCGTCTGCCCCCCGGCTCCGTCCGGCTCGTAGCTGCCTTCGGGCTGCTGCTCCTCGTCTCGCTGCTCGTTCTCCACCGCCGCCCCGGGAGGCCCCATGTGGCGGCGGCCGCCGCCAGCGACCGACTCACTGATCCCTCCCGGTCCCGGCTGTTCCTGTCGCAGTCCCCCGGGGCCAACGCGAGCATCGCGGCTGACCTCCGCGCGCTCACCGCGGGGCCGCACCTCGCGGGGACGCCTGCGTCGGCGGGTGCAGCCGCGCACGTGCTCGCCCGCCTCCGCGCCGCGGGACTCCAAACCCTAACGCGCGAGTACGAGCCGCTGCTCTCGTACCCTGGGCACGCCTCCCTCGCGCTGCTCCGGCCCGACGGGTCCCTGCTCGCGCGCCTGTCGCTCGAGGAGCCCGCGGACGAGGGGCGCCGCGTCGTGCCTCCGTACCACGCGTACGCGCCGTCCGGCGGGGCCGTCGCGGAGGCGGTGTTCGTCAACCTCGGCCGCGAGGAGGACTACGTCGTGCTCGAGAGGCTTGGAGTGGGCGTGCGCGGCCGCGTCGCGGTGGCGCGCCGCGGGGGTGGGTACCGCGGCGGGGTTGTGGCGCGCGCTGCGGACAAGGGAGCCGTCGCCGTGCTCATCGCGGGCAACGCGGACGGCGGCGTCGAGAGAGGAGTCGTTCTTCTCGGCGGCCCCGGCGATCCGCTCACCCCCGGGTGGGCCGCCACCAGCGGTGCGGAGCGTTTGAAGTTCGACGATAAGGCAGTCAAGCAGCGGTTTCCGAGTATCCCCTCCATGCCGGTGTCGGCCAAGACGGCAGCAGCGATCATTCGAAGCCTGGGCGGTCCGGCCATACCGGCGGAATGGAAGGACGGCCTCGGGGTGGATACCGGTGGTCTTGGACCTGGCCCCACGCTGGTCAACTTCACGTATCAG GAGGACaggaagttttataagatacgagACATTTTTGGTATCATAAAAGGGCAAGAGGAACCTGACCGATATGTGATACTCGGTAACCACAGAGATGCATGGACCTATGGAGCAGTTGATCCTAACAGCGGGACAGCTGCACTTCTAGACATTGCTCGGCGTCTTGGAATAATGCTGCAATCAGGATGGAAACCACGGAGGTCCATCATTCTTTGTAGTTGGGACGGTGAAGAATTTGGGATG ATTGGATCAActgaatgggttgaagacaacctTGAAGATCTGCATTCCAAAGCTGTAGCTTACTTGAATGTTGATTGTGCTGTGCAAGGTGTGGGATTTTTTGCTGGTTCTACTCCCCAGTTGGACAAACTCTTGGTTGATATTACAAGACAG GTAAGGGATCCTGATGTCACGGGAAAGATGGTTCATGATACATGGAATGAAATGAGTGGCGGCATCAAA ATAGAAAGGCTTGCCAGAACTGATTCCGATTTTGCTCCATTTCTACATCATGCTGGAATTCCATCTGTAGACTTGTACTACGGAGAAG AATTTCCTGGTTACCATACTGCTCTTGACACTTATAATTGGATGGAAAAGCATGGCGATCCATTCTTTCTTCGTCATTTGGCTA TCACAGAAATTTGGGGACTATTAGCTCTTCGATTGGCCAATGATCCTGTGTTACCTTTTGATTATCAAGCTTACACTTCGCAGTTACAG GAGCATATAAAAACATTGTCTGCCCTGACGAGCAATGGCCATGCAGTAAATTTGATGAATGGGTGCGTCAATGATCTTTCTGGTGCAGCTATGGAAGTTCTGAAGGAGATGAAG AAACTACAGCAGATGGATTTATATGATGAACACGCCAGGATGAGAAGGCGATTGTTGAACGATCGCCTCCTACTTGCTGAAAGAAGCTTCCTGCAACCTGAAGGGCTCCAAGGAAGAGGATGGTTTAAGCATCTG TTGTACTCGCCTCCGGAGGACTACGAAAGCAAGCTGTCGTTCTTCCCTGGGATCGCTGACGCCATCTCACGGTCCGCCAATCTGAGTGACAAGGAACAGGAGGTGGCAATGCAGCATGAAGTGTGGAAAGTCTGCCGTGCGATTCAAAGGGCTGCGAGTGTTCTTAGAGGTGAATTCAGTGAGCAAAAACCGACGAATTTTAGTTCTTTGGTGACCCCATGA